From the Pseudopipra pipra isolate bDixPip1 chromosome 22, bDixPip1.hap1, whole genome shotgun sequence genome, one window contains:
- the GABRD gene encoding gamma-aminobutyric acid receptor subunit delta isoform X3, which yields MEFLTWVFPALVLLCTQQHRCIRAMSDIGDYIGSNIEISWLPNLDDLMKGYARNFRPGIGGPPVNVALAIEVASIDHISEVNMEYTMTVFLHQSWRDDRLSYNHTNETLGLDSRFVDKLWLPDTFIVNAKSAWFHDVTVENKLIRLQPDGVILYSIRITSTVACDMDLSKYPMDEQECMLDLESYGYSSEDIVYHWSENQEEIHGLDKLQLAQFTITNYQFTTEIMNFKSAGQFPRLSLHFHLRRNRGVYIIQSYVPSILLVAMSWVSFWISQSAVPARVSLGITTVLTMTTLMVSARSSLPRASAIKALDVYFWICYVFVFAALVEYAFAHFNADYMKKQKNKIKARRQSAEINVKNAIVLFSLSIAGVNQELAISNRQHRIPRSLPGSYGTIEIETGETKQQPGLKLDKKTGLKSLFKPIDADTIDIYARAVFPAAFAAVNVIYWVAYTM from the exons AGCTATGAGTGACATCGGAGACTACATTGGTTCCAACATCGaaatctcctggctgcccaacCTGGATGATTTAATGAAAGGCTACGCACGGAATTTCAGGCCTGGCATTGGAG gtCCCCCCGTTAACGTTGCTCTGGCCATCGAAGTAGCCAGCATTGACCACATCTCAGAGGTGAACATG GAATACACCATGACAGTGTTTTTGCACCAGAGCTGGCGAGACGACCGTCTGTCTTACAACCACACCAACGAGACTCTGGGCTTAGACAGCAGGTTTGTGGACAAGCTCTGGTTGCCAGATACTTTCATAGTCAATGCCAAGTCTGCCTGGTTCCATGATGTGACTGTGGAAAACAAACTTATCAGGCTCCAGCCAGATGGAGTCATTTTATACAGCATCAG GATTACCTCAACAGTGGCCTGCGACATGGACCTGTCCAAGTACCCCATGGACGAGCAGGAGTGCATGCTGGATTTGGAGAGCT ATGGCTACTCCTCGGAGGACATCGTGTACCACTGGTCAGAGAACCAGGAGGAGATCCACGGGCTGGACAAGCTGCAGCTCGCCCAGTTCACCATCACCAACTACCAGTTCACAACAGAAATTATGAACTTCAAATCTG CAGGGCAGTTTCCCAGGCTCAGTCTCCACTTCCACCTGCGGCGGAATCGAGGAGTTTACATCATCCAGTCCTACGtcccctccatcctcctggTGGCCATGTCGTGGGTGTCCTTCTGGATCAGCCAGTCAGCTGTGCCTGCCAGGGTGTCCTTAG gaatAACCACTGTCCTCACCATGACCACGCTGATGGTCAGTGCCCGCTCCTCCCTCCCTCGAGCCTCTGCCATCAAGGCCCTGGACGTTTATTTCTGGATCTGCTACGTGTTCGTGTTCGCCGCGCTGGTGGAATACGCCTTCGCCCACTTCAACGCCGACTacatgaaaaagcagaagaacaAGATCAAGGCGAGGAGGCAGAGTGCAGAG ATCAACGTGAAGAATGCCAttgttctgttttccctttccatAGCTGGTGTGAACCAGGAACTGGCCATTTCCAACAGGCAGCACCGAATTCCCAGGAGCCTGCCCGGCTCCTATGGCACAATAGAAATAGAAACTGGAGAGACcaagcagcagccagggctgaaaCTGGACAAAAAGACTGGCCTGAAGTCCCTGTTCAAGCCCATCGACGCCGACACCATCGACATTTACGCCCGAGCCGTGTTCCCAGCAGCCTTTGCAGCAGTCAATGTCATCTACTGGGTCGCTTACACGATGTAA
- the GABRD gene encoding gamma-aminobutyric acid receptor subunit delta isoform X4 translates to MEFLTWVFPALVLLCTQQHRCIRAMSDIGDYIGSNIEISWLPNLDDLMKGYARNFRPGIGGPPVNVALAIEVASIDHISEVNMEYTMTVFLHQSWRDDRLSYNHTNETLGLDSRFVDKLWLPDTFIVNAKSAWFHDVTVENKLIRLQPDGVILYSIRITSTVACDMDLSKYPMDEQECMLDLESYGYSSEDIVYHWSENQEEIHGLDKLQLAQFTITNYQFTTEIMNFKSGQFPRLSLHFHLRRNRGVYIIQSYVPSILLVAMSWVSFWISQSAVPARVSLGITTVLTMTTLMVSARSSLPRASAIKALDVYFWICYVFVFAALVEYAFAHFNADYMKKQKNKIKARRQSAEINVKNAIVLFSLSIAGVNQELAISNRQHRIPRSLPGSYGTIEIETGETKQQPGLKLDKKTGLKSLFKPIDADTIDIYARAVFPAAFAAVNVIYWVAYTM, encoded by the exons AGCTATGAGTGACATCGGAGACTACATTGGTTCCAACATCGaaatctcctggctgcccaacCTGGATGATTTAATGAAAGGCTACGCACGGAATTTCAGGCCTGGCATTGGAG gtCCCCCCGTTAACGTTGCTCTGGCCATCGAAGTAGCCAGCATTGACCACATCTCAGAGGTGAACATG GAATACACCATGACAGTGTTTTTGCACCAGAGCTGGCGAGACGACCGTCTGTCTTACAACCACACCAACGAGACTCTGGGCTTAGACAGCAGGTTTGTGGACAAGCTCTGGTTGCCAGATACTTTCATAGTCAATGCCAAGTCTGCCTGGTTCCATGATGTGACTGTGGAAAACAAACTTATCAGGCTCCAGCCAGATGGAGTCATTTTATACAGCATCAG GATTACCTCAACAGTGGCCTGCGACATGGACCTGTCCAAGTACCCCATGGACGAGCAGGAGTGCATGCTGGATTTGGAGAGCT ATGGCTACTCCTCGGAGGACATCGTGTACCACTGGTCAGAGAACCAGGAGGAGATCCACGGGCTGGACAAGCTGCAGCTCGCCCAGTTCACCATCACCAACTACCAGTTCACAACAGAAATTATGAACTTCAAATCTG GGCAGTTTCCCAGGCTCAGTCTCCACTTCCACCTGCGGCGGAATCGAGGAGTTTACATCATCCAGTCCTACGtcccctccatcctcctggTGGCCATGTCGTGGGTGTCCTTCTGGATCAGCCAGTCAGCTGTGCCTGCCAGGGTGTCCTTAG gaatAACCACTGTCCTCACCATGACCACGCTGATGGTCAGTGCCCGCTCCTCCCTCCCTCGAGCCTCTGCCATCAAGGCCCTGGACGTTTATTTCTGGATCTGCTACGTGTTCGTGTTCGCCGCGCTGGTGGAATACGCCTTCGCCCACTTCAACGCCGACTacatgaaaaagcagaagaacaAGATCAAGGCGAGGAGGCAGAGTGCAGAG ATCAACGTGAAGAATGCCAttgttctgttttccctttccatAGCTGGTGTGAACCAGGAACTGGCCATTTCCAACAGGCAGCACCGAATTCCCAGGAGCCTGCCCGGCTCCTATGGCACAATAGAAATAGAAACTGGAGAGACcaagcagcagccagggctgaaaCTGGACAAAAAGACTGGCCTGAAGTCCCTGTTCAAGCCCATCGACGCCGACACCATCGACATTTACGCCCGAGCCGTGTTCCCAGCAGCCTTTGCAGCAGTCAATGTCATCTACTGGGTCGCTTACACGATGTAA